A genomic segment from Dermatobacter hominis encodes:
- a CDS encoding oxidoreductase has protein sequence MADGRWDEDDIPDQTGRVAVVTGANSGLGLETARQLAAHGATVVLAVRSLDRGAAAVEDIASSVPDARLELQQLDLASLSSVRAAAEAIGGAHPRIDLLVNNAGVMYTERQLTAEGFELQFGTNHLGHFALTGLLLDRIVGVDGSRVVTVASLGHWAPFAFDLDDVRAEDRYNRFAAYSRSKLANLMFTYELHRRLVAAGAPTAALAAHPGGSDTELARHVPFSDLMHSRLSALAQSAAMGALPTLRAATDPTAGGGQYYGPDRLFETRGHPIVVRSSRRSQDRGLQALLWARSEELTGVRPL, from the coding sequence ATGGCGGACGGACGCTGGGACGAAGACGACATCCCCGATCAGACGGGCCGCGTGGCCGTCGTGACCGGCGCCAACTCGGGCCTCGGCCTCGAGACGGCCCGCCAGCTGGCGGCCCACGGCGCCACGGTGGTCCTCGCCGTGCGGAGCCTCGACCGGGGGGCCGCAGCCGTCGAGGACATCGCGTCGAGCGTGCCCGACGCCCGGCTCGAGCTGCAGCAGCTCGACCTCGCGTCGCTGTCCTCGGTGCGGGCCGCCGCGGAGGCGATCGGCGGCGCGCACCCGCGCATCGACCTGCTCGTGAACAACGCGGGGGTGATGTACACGGAGCGCCAGCTGACGGCCGAGGGCTTCGAGCTGCAGTTCGGGACCAACCACCTGGGCCACTTCGCGCTGACGGGCCTGCTGCTCGACCGCATCGTCGGGGTCGACGGATCCCGCGTCGTGACCGTCGCGAGCCTCGGCCACTGGGCGCCGTTCGCGTTCGACCTCGACGACGTCCGGGCCGAGGACCGCTACAACCGCTTCGCCGCGTACTCGCGGTCGAAGCTCGCCAACCTGATGTTCACCTACGAGCTGCACCGGCGGCTCGTGGCGGCGGGCGCGCCGACCGCGGCGCTCGCCGCGCACCCCGGCGGCTCCGACACCGAGCTCGCCCGCCACGTCCCGTTCTCGGACCTGATGCACTCGAGGCTGTCCGCGCTCGCGCAGAGCGCGGCGATGGGCGCCCTGCCGACGCTGCGGGCCGCGACCGATCCGACGGCCGGCGGCGGCCAGTACTACGGGCCCGACCGGTTGTTCGAGACGCGCGGCCACCCGATCGTCGTGCGCTCGAGCCGGCGCTCCCAGGACCGCGGCCTGCAGGCGCTGCTGTGGGCCCGCTCCGAGGAGCTCACCGGCGTCCGCCCCCTCTAG